The Oreochromis niloticus isolate F11D_XX linkage group LG13, O_niloticus_UMD_NMBU, whole genome shotgun sequence genome has a window encoding:
- the lnpk gene encoding endoplasmic reticulum junction formation protein lunapark-B isoform X2 — protein sequence MGALISRWKAKPTTVEQLENLDKEIKELEEFKTKNQRLQKLWVGRLLLYSSALYLLTSLIVYCLYLPEHWWQRIAMALPFFIYPVLVWFIRKLLIFLFSKRTERNSEKLEDLKAAKKKILEEVMETETYKNAKLILERFDPEAKKKAELESTPVRSPMTPRPGQEIRQRGVPMRPMPMGTPHAMVMTPTLGARPLLGPAGTPVAPGGPPDRSALSASVLQGAVPRTPSSPMQGMHPPGPPLARPILPKDRGALDRVIEYLVGDGPQNRYALICQQCFSHNGMALKEEFEYLAFRCAYCYFMNPARKTRPQAPRLPEFSFEKRLRAESRSPGPSPRSGTDTEESAPPSGAKAPAPWNLVHSFQIQQRPETRPLRSPDEKEMGDCEGITKEVESESPLEEQDQLQQKEEEKGEEEEEEMVQEEVAEEEPGQSQQPL from the exons atggGGGCACTGATATCTCGATGGAAG GCAAAGCCAACAACAGTTGAGCAGCTGGAGAACCTGGACAAG GAGATTAAAGAGCTGGAagagtttaaaactaaaaaccagcgTCTGCAAAAG CTATGGGTTGGCCGGTTGCTACTTTACTCATCTGCCCTTTACCTGTTGACCTCCCTGATCGTCTACTGTCTTTACCTCCCCGAGCACTGGTGGCAGAGAATAGCCATGGCCCTGCCTTTCTTCATATACCCTGTGCT GGTGTGGTTCATCAGAAAGTTATTGATTTTCCTCTTCTCCAAACGCACTGAGAGAAACA GTGAAAAACTCGAAGATTTAAAGGCTGCCAAAAAAAAGATT CTTGAGGAGGTGATGGAGACAGAAACGTACAAAAATGCCAAGCTCATCCTGGAACGTTTTGATCCTGAGGCTAAGAAGAAAGCT GAACTTGAGTCAACTCCAGTGCGTTCTCCGATGACTCCCAGACCAGGACAAG AGATTCGGCAGAGAGGGGTGCCAATGAGACCGATGCCAATGGGCACCCCACATGCAATGGTCATGACTCCTACACTGGGAGCACGTCCCCTGCTGGGACCAGCAGGCACACCTGTGG CTCCAGGAGGTCCACCAGACAGATCTGCTCTGTCTGCTTCGGTCCTACAGGGCGCAGTACCTAGGACTCCCTCCTCCCCAATGCAAG GTATGCACCCTCCAGGTCCTCCGTTAGCTAGACccatcttgcccaaagacaggGGAGCTCTGGACAGAGTCATCGAGTATCTGGTAGGGGATGGACCACAGAACAG ATACGCGCTGATCTGCCAGCAGTGTTTTTCTCATAATGGCATGGCTCTGAAAGAAGAGTTTGAATATCTAG CATTTCGTTGCGCGTATTGCTACTTTATGAATCCAGCTAGGAAGACTCGTCCTCAGGCCCCCCGACTTCCAGAGTTCAGCTTTGAAAAGAGGCTGCGGGCTGAATCACGTTCACCTGGGCCATCACCACGTTCTGGAACAGATACAGAGGAGAGCGCGCCACCTTCTGGAG CAAAAGCTCCAGCTCCGTGGAATTTGGTCCACAGTTTCCAGATCCAACAAAGACCAGAGACTCGACCTCTGCGGAGTCCAG ATGAGAAGGAGATGGGAGATTGCGAAGGAATCACTAAAGAAGTAGAGAGCGAGAGCCCATTAGAGGAGCAGGATCAGCTGCagcagaaggaggaagagaaaggagaagaagaagaagaagaaatggttCAGGAAGAGGTGGCTGAGGAGGAACCGGGACAGTCGCAGCAGCCCCTGTGA
- the lnpk gene encoding endoplasmic reticulum junction formation protein lunapark-B isoform X3 — translation MGALISRWKAKPTTVEQLENLDKEIKELEEFKTKNQRLQKLWVGRLLLYSSALYLLTSLIVYCLYLPEHWWQRIAMALPFFIYPVLVWFIRKLLIFLFSKRTERNSEKLEDLKAAKKKILEEVMETETYKNAKLILERFDPEAKKKAELESTPVRSPMTPRPGQEIRQRGVPMRPMPMGTPHAMVMTPTLGARPLLGPAGTPVEHVPLSAPGGPPDRSALSASVLQGAVPRTPSSPMQGMHPPGPPLARPILPKDRGALDRVIEYLVGDGPQNRYALICQQCFSHNGMALKEEFEYLAFRCAYCYFMNPARKTRPQAPRLPEFSFEKRLRAESRSPGPSPRSGTDTEESAPPSGDEKEMGDCEGITKEVESESPLEEQDQLQQKEEEKGEEEEEEMVQEEVAEEEPGQSQQPL, via the exons atggGGGCACTGATATCTCGATGGAAG GCAAAGCCAACAACAGTTGAGCAGCTGGAGAACCTGGACAAG GAGATTAAAGAGCTGGAagagtttaaaactaaaaaccagcgTCTGCAAAAG CTATGGGTTGGCCGGTTGCTACTTTACTCATCTGCCCTTTACCTGTTGACCTCCCTGATCGTCTACTGTCTTTACCTCCCCGAGCACTGGTGGCAGAGAATAGCCATGGCCCTGCCTTTCTTCATATACCCTGTGCT GGTGTGGTTCATCAGAAAGTTATTGATTTTCCTCTTCTCCAAACGCACTGAGAGAAACA GTGAAAAACTCGAAGATTTAAAGGCTGCCAAAAAAAAGATT CTTGAGGAGGTGATGGAGACAGAAACGTACAAAAATGCCAAGCTCATCCTGGAACGTTTTGATCCTGAGGCTAAGAAGAAAGCT GAACTTGAGTCAACTCCAGTGCGTTCTCCGATGACTCCCAGACCAGGACAAG AGATTCGGCAGAGAGGGGTGCCAATGAGACCGATGCCAATGGGCACCCCACATGCAATGGTCATGACTCCTACACTGGGAGCACGTCCCCTGCTGGGACCAGCAGGCACACCTGTGG AACATGTTCCTCTCTCAGCTCCAGGAGGTCCACCAGACAGATCTGCTCTGTCTGCTTCGGTCCTACAGGGCGCAGTACCTAGGACTCCCTCCTCCCCAATGCAAG GTATGCACCCTCCAGGTCCTCCGTTAGCTAGACccatcttgcccaaagacaggGGAGCTCTGGACAGAGTCATCGAGTATCTGGTAGGGGATGGACCACAGAACAG ATACGCGCTGATCTGCCAGCAGTGTTTTTCTCATAATGGCATGGCTCTGAAAGAAGAGTTTGAATATCTAG CATTTCGTTGCGCGTATTGCTACTTTATGAATCCAGCTAGGAAGACTCGTCCTCAGGCCCCCCGACTTCCAGAGTTCAGCTTTGAAAAGAGGCTGCGGGCTGAATCACGTTCACCTGGGCCATCACCACGTTCTGGAACAGATACAGAGGAGAGCGCGCCACCTTCTGGAG ATGAGAAGGAGATGGGAGATTGCGAAGGAATCACTAAAGAAGTAGAGAGCGAGAGCCCATTAGAGGAGCAGGATCAGCTGCagcagaaggaggaagagaaaggagaagaagaagaagaagaaatggttCAGGAAGAGGTGGCTGAGGAGGAACCGGGACAGTCGCAGCAGCCCCTGTGA
- the lnpk gene encoding endoplasmic reticulum junction formation protein lunapark-B isoform X1 → MGALISRWKAKPTTVEQLENLDKEIKELEEFKTKNQRLQKLWVGRLLLYSSALYLLTSLIVYCLYLPEHWWQRIAMALPFFIYPVLVWFIRKLLIFLFSKRTERNSEKLEDLKAAKKKILEEVMETETYKNAKLILERFDPEAKKKAELESTPVRSPMTPRPGQEIRQRGVPMRPMPMGTPHAMVMTPTLGARPLLGPAGTPVEHVPLSAPGGPPDRSALSASVLQGAVPRTPSSPMQGMHPPGPPLARPILPKDRGALDRVIEYLVGDGPQNRYALICQQCFSHNGMALKEEFEYLAFRCAYCYFMNPARKTRPQAPRLPEFSFEKRLRAESRSPGPSPRSGTDTEESAPPSGAKAPAPWNLVHSFQIQQRPETRPLRSPDEKEMGDCEGITKEVESESPLEEQDQLQQKEEEKGEEEEEEMVQEEVAEEEPGQSQQPL, encoded by the exons atggGGGCACTGATATCTCGATGGAAG GCAAAGCCAACAACAGTTGAGCAGCTGGAGAACCTGGACAAG GAGATTAAAGAGCTGGAagagtttaaaactaaaaaccagcgTCTGCAAAAG CTATGGGTTGGCCGGTTGCTACTTTACTCATCTGCCCTTTACCTGTTGACCTCCCTGATCGTCTACTGTCTTTACCTCCCCGAGCACTGGTGGCAGAGAATAGCCATGGCCCTGCCTTTCTTCATATACCCTGTGCT GGTGTGGTTCATCAGAAAGTTATTGATTTTCCTCTTCTCCAAACGCACTGAGAGAAACA GTGAAAAACTCGAAGATTTAAAGGCTGCCAAAAAAAAGATT CTTGAGGAGGTGATGGAGACAGAAACGTACAAAAATGCCAAGCTCATCCTGGAACGTTTTGATCCTGAGGCTAAGAAGAAAGCT GAACTTGAGTCAACTCCAGTGCGTTCTCCGATGACTCCCAGACCAGGACAAG AGATTCGGCAGAGAGGGGTGCCAATGAGACCGATGCCAATGGGCACCCCACATGCAATGGTCATGACTCCTACACTGGGAGCACGTCCCCTGCTGGGACCAGCAGGCACACCTGTGG AACATGTTCCTCTCTCAGCTCCAGGAGGTCCACCAGACAGATCTGCTCTGTCTGCTTCGGTCCTACAGGGCGCAGTACCTAGGACTCCCTCCTCCCCAATGCAAG GTATGCACCCTCCAGGTCCTCCGTTAGCTAGACccatcttgcccaaagacaggGGAGCTCTGGACAGAGTCATCGAGTATCTGGTAGGGGATGGACCACAGAACAG ATACGCGCTGATCTGCCAGCAGTGTTTTTCTCATAATGGCATGGCTCTGAAAGAAGAGTTTGAATATCTAG CATTTCGTTGCGCGTATTGCTACTTTATGAATCCAGCTAGGAAGACTCGTCCTCAGGCCCCCCGACTTCCAGAGTTCAGCTTTGAAAAGAGGCTGCGGGCTGAATCACGTTCACCTGGGCCATCACCACGTTCTGGAACAGATACAGAGGAGAGCGCGCCACCTTCTGGAG CAAAAGCTCCAGCTCCGTGGAATTTGGTCCACAGTTTCCAGATCCAACAAAGACCAGAGACTCGACCTCTGCGGAGTCCAG ATGAGAAGGAGATGGGAGATTGCGAAGGAATCACTAAAGAAGTAGAGAGCGAGAGCCCATTAGAGGAGCAGGATCAGCTGCagcagaaggaggaagagaaaggagaagaagaagaagaagaaatggttCAGGAAGAGGTGGCTGAGGAGGAACCGGGACAGTCGCAGCAGCCCCTGTGA